The genomic interval TCCCTTTCTACCCTCAATTTCGCCTAGACCAGCTACATAAGCGACATTTAACTAAATATCCCAAAAATCATTCATTTTAAGACCAGGATCAACTTTTCTGACGCTTTTCAGTATCTTCTTCATCACCGCAGGACTAGGAACATAATCGGCTTCATTGCAAGCCTTCGTCAACGTCCGTCTACTTACACCTGTCTCCTTAGA from Alkalihalophilus pseudofirmus carries:
- a CDS encoding XRE family transcriptional regulator, with protein sequence MFGLGKKRSKLGKFIDKHSVSTVEFSKETGVSRRTLTKACNEADYVPSPAVMKKILKSVRKVDPGLKMNDFWDI